One window of Microtus pennsylvanicus isolate mMicPen1 chromosome X, mMicPen1.hap1, whole genome shotgun sequence genomic DNA carries:
- the LOC142840526 gene encoding spindlin-2-like — protein sequence MDPGTSTQYFCTTEAQGEPADAAAGQEFCDKIAKTETEDLTKKTPAQKRQRNRSSSLAQRNIVGHRISHKWKEGDGPITHWRGTILDQVPLNPPLYLVKYDGIDCVYGLELYHDERVLSLKVLSDIVKPSPVPDPNLADIIIGKAVEHIFEGEHGSKDKYRGMVLAQAPVFNACFYITYADDPILYMYELLDDYKEGNLRILPEYNEIPRPDLNLIFKDGLIGKIVEYTQEDGSKRTGKVIGKVEAKPSVYFIKFNDDFHIHVYDLVKNV from the coding sequence ATGGATCCAGGCACCAGCACCCAGTATTTCTGCACCACTGAGGCCCAAGGGGAACCCGCAGATGCAGCTGCTGGACAGGAGTTCTGTGACAAGATCGCCAAGACCGAGACTGAAGATTTGACCAAGAAAACACCTGcacagaagaggcagaggaacagATCTTCATCCCTAGCCCAAAGGAACATCGTGGGCCACAGAATCTCTCACAAGTGGAAAGAAGGGGATGGGCCCATCACCCATTGGAGAGGAACGATTCTCGATCAGGTTCCTCTTAATCCCCCTCTCTATCTTGTGAAATACGATGGAATTGATTGCGTCTATGGATTGGAACTTTACCACGATGAAAGAGTGTTGTCCCTTAAAGTGCTCTCTGATATAGTAAAACCATCCCCAGTCCCTGATCCTAACCTTGCTGATATCATAATTGGCAAAGCGGTGGAGCACATATTTGAGGGTGAGCATGGCTCAAAAGATAAATATAGAGGGATGGTTCTGGCCCAAGCTCCTGTCTTTAATGCCTGCTTTTACATTACCTATGCAGATGATCCCATCTTATACATGTACGAGCTTCTGGATGATTATAAAGAGGGCAACCTCCGTATCCTGCCAGAGTACAATGAGATTCCTCGACCAGATTTAAACCTGATATTTAAGGATGGTCTGATAGGCAAGATtgtggaatatacccaagaagaCGGTTCCAAAAGGACCGGCAAGGTGATTGGCAAGGTAGAAGCCAAACCCTCAGTGTACTTCATCAAATTTAACGATGATTTTCATATCCATGTCTATGACTTAGTGAAAAATGTCTAA